In Streptomyces sp. NBC_00483, a single window of DNA contains:
- a CDS encoding alpha/beta fold hydrolase: protein MRLALNRTTTTTVGIATAALLGGIAIGGTGAVSASPPAEPKVQNSFDSLGADVHAADLSSGRTAHYTDSGPSDGTPVLYIGGTGTSARAVHMTDFMRTTRENLDLRMITVERNGFGDTDYDPKLGKADYAKDALEVLDKLGVKKFKVIAISGGGPYAAEIAAKAPERISALHLAAALPPYGEKPASCDLTDDQMAAAVKDEIKDPRKWWAFPDDSPVKSIPGFADTAYEEGARTYNQRGQQADPAPQVHEQRLYCDRPGPDLAKLKAPVFLYHGDKDTTVPASTLKAWRDNLPDTAPVKTRTYADTGHDVQYRHWDQILVDLAGRADRTVVCHDKRTRALPAGEADALVAKKRATLGSCAWNK from the coding sequence GTGCGCCTCGCGCTCAACCGCACCACAACCACCACCGTCGGCATCGCCACCGCCGCCCTCCTCGGCGGCATCGCCATCGGCGGCACCGGCGCGGTGAGCGCGAGCCCGCCCGCCGAGCCGAAGGTGCAGAACAGCTTCGACTCGCTCGGCGCCGACGTGCACGCGGCCGACCTGTCCTCCGGCCGCACCGCGCACTACACGGACTCCGGCCCGTCCGACGGCACCCCCGTGCTCTACATCGGCGGCACCGGCACCAGCGCCCGCGCCGTCCACATGACCGACTTCATGCGCACCACCAGAGAGAACCTGGACCTGCGCATGATCACGGTCGAGCGCAACGGCTTCGGCGACACCGACTACGACCCGAAGCTCGGCAAGGCCGACTACGCCAAGGACGCCCTCGAGGTCCTCGACAAGCTCGGCGTCAAGAAGTTCAAGGTGATCGCCATATCCGGCGGCGGCCCGTACGCCGCCGAGATCGCCGCCAAGGCCCCCGAGCGGATCAGCGCCCTGCACCTCGCCGCCGCCCTCCCGCCGTACGGCGAGAAGCCCGCCTCCTGCGACCTGACGGACGACCAGATGGCGGCCGCCGTCAAGGACGAGATCAAGGACCCGCGCAAGTGGTGGGCCTTCCCCGACGACAGCCCGGTCAAGTCGATCCCCGGCTTCGCCGACACCGCGTACGAGGAGGGCGCGCGGACCTACAACCAGCGCGGCCAGCAGGCCGATCCGGCGCCGCAGGTGCACGAGCAGCGGCTGTACTGCGACCGTCCGGGACCGGACCTGGCGAAGCTGAAGGCGCCGGTGTTCCTCTACCACGGCGACAAGGACACGACCGTGCCCGCGAGCACGCTCAAGGCCTGGCGCGACAACCTGCCCGACACGGCGCCCGTGAAGACCCGTACGTACGCGGACACCGGGCACGACGTCCAGTACCGCCACTGGGACCAGATCCTGGTCGACCTTGCGGGCCGCGCCGACCGCACGGTGGTCTGCCACGACAAGCGCACGCGCGCGCTGCCGGCGGGCGAGGCGGATGCCCTGGTCGCCAAGAAGCGGGCCACGCTGGGCAGCTGCGCCTGGAACAAGTAG
- a CDS encoding acyl-CoA dehydrogenase family protein codes for MTATAARLEDHPLVAAARRLADEVLAPAAEAHDRTGVTPEAIAAVKASGALGVNAPVAYGGSGAPAAVGREIAEILAGACCSTFFVQAQHHSPVRDLIAGAEAVRERWLRPLAEGAALAGIAFSHLRAFPKLPVRATPLAGGGVRFDGRVPWYTGWGLNDVFLLGGATEEGEVVFAVAEPREQPGLTPTEPLQLAALTGTRTVGLVLDGLTVAEEDIVGRQPYEEWARADRPKNTNTNPAVFGVARAALDLLDASGDAEAKETAGVLREGLDGARRDAYALVDEVPAGERLADRLAVKTRAYDLMRAATTAAIVAGGGRAFALSAPAQRLAREGLFLVVQGQTAEVRAAHLAALRG; via the coding sequence ATGACCGCCACCGCAGCCCGCCTTGAGGACCACCCGCTGGTGGCCGCCGCCCGGCGGCTCGCCGACGAGGTCCTCGCGCCCGCCGCCGAGGCCCACGACCGCACCGGGGTCACGCCCGAGGCGATCGCCGCGGTCAAGGCCTCGGGAGCGCTCGGCGTCAACGCGCCTGTCGCGTACGGGGGTTCGGGGGCGCCGGCCGCCGTCGGGCGGGAGATCGCGGAGATCCTGGCGGGCGCGTGCTGCTCGACGTTCTTCGTGCAGGCGCAGCACCACTCGCCGGTACGCGACCTGATCGCGGGTGCCGAGGCGGTCCGCGAGCGGTGGCTGCGCCCGCTGGCCGAGGGCGCCGCGCTCGCGGGTATCGCCTTCTCGCACCTGCGGGCGTTCCCGAAGCTGCCGGTGCGGGCGACGCCGCTGGCGGGCGGCGGGGTGCGCTTCGACGGACGGGTGCCCTGGTACACGGGCTGGGGCCTCAACGACGTGTTCCTGCTCGGTGGCGCGACCGAGGAGGGTGAGGTCGTCTTCGCCGTCGCGGAGCCGCGTGAGCAGCCCGGCCTCACTCCCACCGAACCGCTCCAGCTCGCCGCGCTCACCGGCACCCGCACCGTCGGCCTGGTCCTCGACGGGCTCACGGTCGCCGAGGAGGACATCGTCGGGCGCCAGCCGTACGAGGAGTGGGCGCGCGCCGACCGGCCGAAGAACACCAACACCAACCCGGCCGTCTTCGGTGTCGCGCGCGCCGCCCTCGACCTGCTCGACGCGTCCGGTGACGCCGAGGCCAAGGAGACGGCGGGCGTGCTGCGCGAGGGCCTCGACGGCGCGCGCAGGGACGCGTACGCGCTGGTGGACGAGGTTCCGGCGGGGGAGCGGCTGGCGGACCGGCTCGCGGTGAAGACGCGGGCGTACGACCTGATGCGGGCGGCGACGACGGCGGCGATCGTGGCCGGGGGCGGGCGCGCGTTCGCCCTGTCCGCGCCGGCGCAGCGGCTCGCGCGGGAGGGGCTGTTCCTGGTGGTGCAGGGGCAGACGGCGGAGGTGAGGGCGGCGCATCTGGCGGCGCTGCGGGGCTGA
- a CDS encoding TetR/AcrR family transcriptional regulator codes for MATGHADPKRRERILAATLDHIADEGVAGVSHRKIAARAGVPLGSMTYHFAGIDDLLREAFTGFADHIVAVFERHLAGVDSPDEAREAVTELIHALSEGPRRDLVLTQELYTLAARRPEYRELTRAWMARSRQLLERHFAPATTRQLDALIEGLALHRALGEAEPYTRELTGEAVRRLTVM; via the coding sequence ATGGCCACAGGACACGCGGACCCGAAGCGCCGCGAGCGGATTCTCGCCGCGACGCTCGACCACATCGCAGACGAGGGCGTCGCGGGGGTCTCGCACCGGAAGATCGCCGCGCGCGCCGGGGTGCCGCTCGGCTCGATGACGTACCACTTCGCCGGCATCGACGACCTGTTGCGCGAGGCGTTCACGGGGTTCGCCGACCACATCGTGGCCGTCTTCGAGCGCCACCTGGCGGGCGTGGACAGCCCGGACGAGGCGCGGGAGGCCGTCACGGAGCTGATCCACGCGCTCTCCGAAGGTCCCCGGCGCGACCTGGTCCTCACTCAGGAGCTGTACACCCTCGCCGCCCGCCGCCCGGAATACCGGGAGCTGACGCGGGCATGGATGGCGCGCAGCAGGCAGTTACTGGAGCGGCACTTCGCCCCGGCCACGACACGTCAGCTGGACGCCCTCATCGAGGGTCTCGCCCTGCACCGGGCCCTTGGCGAGGCCGAGCCGTACACCCGCGAACTGACCGGTGAGGCGGTGCGGCGCCTCACGGTCATGTAG
- a CDS encoding acyl-CoA mutase large subunit family protein yields the protein MDADAIEEGRRRWQARYDKARKRDADFTTLSGDPVEPAYGPRPGDTYEGFERIGWPGEYPFTRGLYPTGYRGRTWTIRQFAGFGNAEQTNERYKMILRNGGGGLSVAFDMPTLMGRDSDDPRALGEVGHCGVAIDSAADMEVLFQDIPLGDVTTSMTISGPAVPVFCMYLVAAERQGVDPSVLNGTLQTDIFKEYIAQKEWLFQPEPHLRLIGDLMEHCAADIPAYKPLSVSGYHIREAGSTAAQELAYTLADGFGYVELGLSRGLDVDVFAPGLSFFFDAHVDFFEEIAKFRAARRIWARWMRDVYGAQSEKAQWLRFHTQTAGVSLTAQQPYNNVVRTAVEALAAVLGGTNSLHTNALDETLALPSEQAAEIALRTQQVLMEETGVGNVADPLGGSWYVEQLTDRIEADAEKIFEQIRERGLRAHPDGQHPIGPVTSGILRGIEDGWFTGEIAESAFRYQQSLEKGDKRVVGVNVAEGSVTGDLEILRVSHEVERDQVRALGDRKAGRDDGAVREALERMLASARDGSNMIGPMLDAARAEATLGEICGVLRDEWGVYTEPPGF from the coding sequence ATGGACGCTGACGCGATCGAGGAAGGCCGCCGACGCTGGCAGGCCCGCTACGACAAGGCCCGCAAGCGTGACGCGGACTTCACCACGCTCTCCGGGGATCCGGTCGAGCCGGCCTACGGGCCGCGGCCCGGGGACACGTACGAGGGCTTCGAGCGGATCGGGTGGCCGGGCGAGTACCCGTTCACGCGCGGCCTGTACCCGACCGGGTACCGGGGGCGCACGTGGACGATCCGCCAGTTCGCGGGGTTCGGCAACGCCGAGCAGACCAACGAGCGCTACAAGATGATCCTCCGCAACGGCGGTGGCGGGCTCTCGGTCGCCTTCGACATGCCTACGTTGATGGGGCGGGACTCCGACGACCCGCGTGCGCTCGGCGAGGTCGGGCACTGTGGTGTCGCCATCGACTCGGCGGCCGACATGGAGGTCCTGTTCCAGGACATCCCGCTGGGCGACGTCACGACGTCGATGACGATCAGCGGCCCGGCCGTGCCGGTGTTCTGTATGTACCTGGTGGCGGCCGAGCGACAGGGTGTCGACCCGTCGGTCCTCAACGGCACGCTCCAGACCGACATCTTCAAGGAGTACATCGCGCAGAAGGAGTGGCTCTTCCAGCCCGAGCCGCATCTGCGCCTGATCGGCGACCTGATGGAGCACTGCGCCGCCGACATCCCCGCGTACAAGCCGCTCTCGGTCTCCGGGTACCACATCCGCGAGGCGGGCTCGACGGCCGCGCAGGAGCTGGCGTACACGCTGGCCGACGGATTCGGTTACGTGGAGCTGGGGTTGAGCCGCGGGCTTGACGTGGACGTCTTCGCCCCGGGCCTGAGTTTCTTCTTCGACGCGCACGTGGACTTTTTCGAGGAGATCGCCAAGTTCCGCGCGGCGCGGCGCATTTGGGCGCGTTGGATGCGGGACGTGTACGGGGCGCAGAGTGAGAAGGCGCAGTGGCTGCGCTTCCACACGCAGACGGCGGGTGTGTCGCTGACGGCCCAGCAGCCCTACAACAACGTCGTCCGTACGGCGGTCGAGGCGCTGGCGGCCGTGCTCGGCGGCACCAACTCCCTGCACACGAACGCGCTCGACGAGACGCTCGCGCTGCCGAGCGAGCAGGCGGCGGAGATTGCGCTGCGGACGCAGCAGGTGCTGATGGAGGAGACGGGTGTCGGCAACGTGGCCGACCCGCTGGGTGGTTCCTGGTACGTGGAGCAGCTCACGGACCGGATCGAGGCGGACGCCGAGAAGATCTTCGAGCAGATCAGGGAACGGGGCCTGCGGGCGCACCCGGACGGGCAGCACCCGATCGGGCCGGTGACCTCCGGCATTCTGCGCGGGATCGAGGACGGCTGGTTCACGGGCGAGATCGCGGAGTCGGCGTTCCGGTACCAGCAGTCCCTGGAGAAGGGCGACAAGAGGGTCGTCGGGGTGAACGTGGCGGAAGGGTCCGTCACGGGTGACCTGGAGATCCTGCGGGTCAGTCATGAGGTCGAGCGGGATCAGGTGCGGGCGCTCGGTGACCGGAAGGCGGGGCGGGACGACGGGGCGGTGCGGGAGGCGTTGGAGCGGATGCTGGCCTCGGCGCGGGACGGCTCCAACATGATCGGGCCGATGCTGGACGCGGCCCGGGCGGAGGCCACACTCGGCGAGATCTGCGGGGTGCTCCGCGACGAGTGGGGCGTGTATACGGAGCCGCCGGGGTTCTGA
- a CDS encoding sugar O-acetyltransferase — protein sequence MPTDHFADDPRSNLERMLAGDLYIADDPEIATRQQRAMRLAARYEEAFLDDPGKAAPVLAELLGSVGEGVELRPPLYVDYGSNISIGARTFVNYRLTALDVARITIGEDCQIGPGVQLLTPTHPVEPGPRRDKLEAALPITIGDNVWLGGGVIVCPGVTIGDNSVIGAGAVVVKDVPANVVAVGNPARPVRDI from the coding sequence ATGCCCACGGACCACTTCGCCGACGACCCGCGCAGCAACCTGGAGCGGATGCTCGCCGGTGACCTCTACATCGCCGACGACCCGGAGATCGCCACCCGCCAGCAGCGCGCCATGCGGCTCGCCGCCCGGTACGAGGAGGCCTTCCTCGACGACCCGGGCAAGGCGGCCCCGGTGCTCGCGGAGCTGCTCGGCTCGGTCGGTGAGGGCGTCGAGCTGCGGCCGCCGCTGTACGTCGACTACGGCAGCAACATCTCCATCGGCGCCCGCACCTTCGTCAACTACCGCCTGACCGCCCTCGACGTCGCCCGCATCACCATCGGCGAGGACTGCCAGATCGGCCCCGGCGTCCAACTCCTCACGCCCACCCACCCGGTGGAGCCGGGCCCGCGGCGCGACAAGCTGGAGGCCGCACTGCCCATCACCATCGGGGACAACGTCTGGCTCGGCGGCGGCGTCATCGTCTGCCCGGGCGTGACCATCGGCGACAACAGCGTGATCGGCGCGGGCGCCGTGGTCGTGAAGGACGTGCCGGCGAATGTCGTCGCGGTGGGCAACCCCGCCCGCCCGGTCCGCGACATCTGA